From the Diadema setosum chromosome 3, eeDiaSeto1, whole genome shotgun sequence genome, the window GAATTGAAAAGGTgcacatgcttttttttttgtttgctttgttttgttttgttttgttttttttgcttgtcagctaaAAAACCCAGAACTTTAAGTGGCACGTACATTATACAGAAatagctgccccccccccccacaattcTAAAAATGTGGTGCAGGCCATGGCTTTAACTaaaagaacaaataaacaaacaaacaaacaaatgcccACCTCCAAAGAAACTATGCCTATGCCATATGTGGCATGGCCAATGGGCTGTGAAAGAGAATTTGTTGCCTAACAAATGTAGACCCACTTTACTGGCTGGTCGCCTCATTTCTGTTTTAGGCCTAGACCTATAATATAGAGATTGATCCAGACACTAGTACATATGTAGTGCATTTTGGGTTCACAGATAGCGATAGATGTATACAGTACGCTATCAAAAACAAGGCAAGATGCTAGAGTTTGAAGAGCATTTCTGAAAACTGAGAAATGTGAAACTTTACagttctgtgattttttttttttcagcagcagTTTCATTCTAAAGAGATTCTAGTTtggaaaaaaagcaaacaaattgtTCCTTAAATTGTAACACGTTATGTCATCTGATATGAGCCTTAGCAAGTTTGATAAAGTTTTTTCTTTAACTGGTACTTGATGTTAAAAGAGTGTGGTGTAAGATCACATTCACAGCTTAGACCAACCAAGGGTTTCGATGGGCTGATCCTTGTTAGTTTCCTTTCCAGATTTAAATGTGACAATTTGTTATTATTCTTCTGATATATCTACCCCGTGAGAAATTGCTTGAAACCGCATGGACTAGCTCTGTTCTCTGTGTAAGTCTCCCAACAAAGAGTAGAAAATGAGCGCTACATTCTCTGTATCCTGGGAGCCAGAACAAAAACCACTTTCACTTTTATAGGTCCACCTGCATACTGAGCCTTGGAGCAAAAGACCAGTTTCCCAAAATAGCTGACAACCACAACTAGACTCCACGGTACAAGAGTATGTTCTTTTTACAAATGAACACAGCTCTTTGAGGAGTATGTTGATTcatgtgagaaaataaaaaaaaaaaatggatataaAAATAGAATGCATTTAGTTTCAGTTTGACAAGGCTCTAAGCATCTTAGCATTGAACAAAGATCACACTTTGTTAAAAATAGTTGTACAAACTGTTAAAAATAGAGTCATTTGGTAGCCAATCCAAAGtgtattttgagaaatagaCTAGCTATATTTTGACTACTACTATTCATTCAGCAAACTACATCATATGGGTGGCTAGTTTgcaaaacatattttgaataCTGTCAAAAGTTGTGTTCACTAAAAAATTTTCCATGTTTTTGTCTGTAAGAAGGATTTCTTACAGTTACTTTTCATAAACAAAACGATTGTTGAAACTTAAGTttcacagcatttttttttgtattgctcTGTATTATATAAGACTTTTTTCACTTGCATACATGCATTAGGCCTaagtatcattttgacaaagaaattgaaatcatacaatatttttccgttttgtttttcatgtgacTACCAATCCTTTGTCTAGACGTGAAATAATTAATTTTATATATCAGTGCCCATAGCTCATTCTATTGTGTGAGAGAGACTTATTCTCTATCTGGCCATTTTAATATACATGAGATGTTCTATTTCATCCAATGTAAAGGATGTCATTATTGTAATTGTACATTAACCGTACTTCAAatctatacatgtaccttttccAAGAAGTACTGTTTGTTAAttggtttgtatgtttgtttgtagaAGTACAGAAAAAGTAGCAAAAGCATTGAGTGAAATCATCTTCCAGCATGACACATTGCATTTTCCTATTATACAACAGaactagaagaagaagaaaaagaagaaggaaaaaaaaaagacccagtACAAGTGCACCTGAAGTGAAATTTATTGGACAATAAATGTTTAGAGAAGTTTTAACCTTCATATAAAGCTTTGAGAAATTATCCATGTATATAAATTTCTcttgtacaaaatattttcttgcgATTTGTGAGTGATTCAGTCTCGTAACATTGACTTTTTCACTATCATAGTCATTGTGATACCTAATATCATCACAAATATAAAtcgcattatcattattagaaAGTCACTTTGATAACTGTGCTTCATTTTGACTTTGGGGAAATTTTCCTTTAAAATATCAGTCATATTGTATAAGAGGAATAATGTCAACTACAGTAGGTCTTGTTACATGTATGACACTATTGTAATCACTGTGTACAACATAGATATTGGAGTATGAGTGCTATTGTTGATATCATGATCTAGCCTAAATGAAGATATCATTGTActcatcttctttttctgtcaTTATCACCATATGCATTGtagttattatttttctgttgaAGTGAAGTTGAGGTTGGAGTGtgtaattattatgataatgattcaGAATAACTTATTTCATTTATCGCTTTCATCATGTTTTGCTGCAGGGAAATTTTGATAGCTCAACCTCAATTGCCACAGTCAACCAAAAAAACAAGGATGCAGTATTCAAGTTTCATCGGGGACCACATTCCGTGTCGATACAAGTCTCTCATAGAAGAGAGCTCCCTAAAGCAGCTGCTATTCAGCGGCGAAGACCGGCCCAAGATCAAGCCGGAGTTCATCGCAGAATTCCGTAACAGAGCTGTCCACATAGGTAATATGGTAGTGGTAATACGGGTACTTTGttcaatcattatttttgtgtcaCAACAAGGTGAAACAACTACAATGTGAAACAAATATAAAATCAGCACTTTTTGATTTTCAGCTCCCTTTGttttctgaaaaagaaaatgaaataaaataaagaaatattaaaatacggtaaaaaaaaaatgcagcagaAAGAAGATCTTTGCACTGTCGGTCATAATCATTTCCAGCTGAAAAAGAAGTACACACCTGTACTACTAAAGTGTAATACAACAAttgtagtagaagaagaagcagTTATAGTATGTGAGTATTGCAGGTAGTTGTATTGATATTTACTGCAGCAGAAGAAGTAGGTGTAGTAGTTTTCATCTGTTAGGAAACAATCATTTATATGGCATTTCTATGTGCAATGTACTCGACTAAATTGCAGTTAACAAGTAACATGATGAAGATAACTCCTGGACTACAATCAGCCAAGAATCAATGGTGatctgtttgatttgatttcgtctctgttttttgttttttttttctctctctctctcaatatgAAATAATGTCCTACAAAGTCAAATGGCAATATTTGAATGCTCCTATTAGCCATCCACGCAAACAGGCACAGTGACCGTAGCGATTCcaaagatattaaaaaacaTGTATGGCAATACAGAGATTATTTGTCATTTACAACGTATGTGAAATAGATAAATGCACTTCAGAAGAACAGGGTAAAGGTCAGTTGATGGTGAGTTACACCTGGGTCTCATCTCAttggaaaaaagagagaagaaaaatgttcTGATTGCAATTCTTGctagaatgtcaaatttttgtaGCAAAAGCCAGTGATCAACCAGGGTTCTTGCCATTACATTTTCACTTACCAAAGAGTTGCTATAGTAgcaacttttttcttctttttttttttactgacatcCTGATGGTCAACAActttcttttccttgttcttgttgtttgtctgtttgtttgtttgtttgtttgtttgtttgtttatttttaggCAAGAGCAAGACGATCACAAAGGAAGACCGGAAGGGAGGGGCAAAGAAGAAAGGGATGGTGGAGGAGGACACCTCCAAACGTCTCTCACTGCAGGATCTCTATCGTCTTCTCAACACTGGCGGCAAGTTTTCGAGGGTGAGTTTGGTGGACCCTCTGGTATGTGGATGgagccccccaccccccctccccccgaaaaaagatgaagtgaaataaaactaaaactagaaaagcaggCCTACTTGGAGAGCCAGTGTAGACCTCATCCCcagccaagcagctcatttcaaCCCGTACACAGATGCTGAAAATCGCCTTATTTCCCAATTTTACAAAATTCTGGTGTCTAGCTCACCTTCCTGCTGCACCTCGAGCACGCGCTCAGTGAGCATAATATGCACACCTCAAATACATGCAGCTTTAACTTCCTTGTTTATTGGCCCCATTTACCAAAGATAAAGAAtcctttacaaaaaaaaaaatgataacataaaAATCCTAGATCAAGACAGCGGTCTGggtcactaccaaaatttaatcatcttttcCTTTTGTCATCATTAACTTTTCCTgacaagtttcatccaaatcagtTTACAACTTTCTGAGTTATTTTtccaaacaaacagacagacagacagacagacaaaccaacaccGGTAAAAACATAACCTCTATGGCTGAGGTAACAAAGACAACATGATTAAGACGAAACAAAAGCCCAACGTTTAGCATTAGCAATAGTCACATCACCCTGTTGTGCCGTTTTTGGAACACACAACAGCTTTGATCATCAGCTCCAAAGCAGTCAACACATTAGATCACACTCCTGACTGACTTTTGGATTATTCCTTTCAGCTGGAGATTAAAAgataaaagatttaaaaatacatatgtataatccTCAAAGTGGAATGTAACCCAAATATTTAaatggattgagtaaatgcatcaatgttagtagaacacaccagtgtATGCGAgaagtgaaaattcaaaatattttcatttttctagcataatggaAAAGCACTTGAGAGATTATACCTCTTCCAGAAATAGGGGGAGTTATATTACCCTTAGCATAAGCTGCATCAAGATGAGGTAATCATGTACtttttattgaaacaaaaactgaaattttgtggaatcctctttaggtctttttttttatatcattgccCATGACTGACATCAAAAACTGTTCTAGTCTGCTCATCCAGTAATGACAGCACCTAAACTTTAAAACttctgaacagattgtctgattttcctcaaacttcattgATGCATTtagctaatattgctgcattcactcaagccACATTTGGAGTTGAGTTTCATTCTCCTGTAAAGGTGGTGGTACCTGCTTGCCCTCGTTCAGTCATAAATTATGCGTTTTTTAATCAAAGATGATAGATACTGTTCATCTTTATGCTTCAAAATAATACTTCATTGTCTAGATGTCGTTTGCAATGTTCTCACTGTGAAGCCACATAAAGCATGTGAAAGATTCCTTTCACATctgtctcccctcccccattcccATGAAAAATAGTATAGgcataaacaaagaaaatgttgttCTATATATTGTGTACTTTCAGCTCATTTCTAAACTGAATTGCTACAGTACTATCCCATTTGTTACAGATGATTTCAGACCGTTGCTACTGAGTTCTTTGTAGATTTATTCGTTTTTATTTTGGTTGGCATtctaaaattccattttttcttcttttcatattGTGTAGCATCCACAGGAAAtactaaaaacaacaaaaattcaGTTGCAACTTTCTGGTTGCCGGACAAGTTATATTGTTTTCAGAGTAGGAAAGCCTacaattttcctttgtttcatTTATGTTTTTAGACACCAATTGATCTCTGATTAAATCTAAGATTCTTAGGTTTACATATCAAACTTGTTCAAATGGAGATACGTAATATAAAAACATCCATGTGTACATTAGTATAGGAGTTACAATGCTCAGTCTCTGGTTCATACACAAGCAGCTAGTGTACAAACTGCACTTGCGACAGAAGAGTGACACTGTTCACTAGCTGCCGAGAGAGGGCGCTACCACCTAAAAGACCTTGGGAAGACATTCATGATCTACTCTGCTTTAGTTGTTGTAAATCTGCACAGTATCAGTGTCACCTCTGtcatgttgccaatttgatgctTGTATTTCTAGGATACATTCTTTTTTCAGCaattcgtgtttgtttgtttgttcgttcgtttgttttttaaaccCATTTCTTCTTTATGCCTTCATCAGCATGTTATCtttgaaataaaattgtaaGCCATACGTTGATACCACAATTTCCGAAGATGGTGAAGCTTAACTTGCTTTGTGGGGCTATAAATTTGTCATTAAAGCTAACCCAGTCCTAGGGGTATGAGACCAATAAATTAAAGACTGAAATGAAAGGGAAGTTTTAATTCTTGCTAATTACATACTACCATTGAATGATCAAAACGACCAACCAGATACCGgtaatttaaacaaaaatagatTTGATAAAATGCAGTTTCAGGCTTGATGGGTTGGGCAGGTACACTGTAACTGCATACTGTTCCTCCTGAAATCTGTTTTCTCAAGATGAATGTGGTCTGTGTTCATAATATCCACCTGTTTTTTTCACTCTCCAATAGTATGtaaacataaatatgaaaacGGGCTTTTGTACACTTGTGTCTCCTCTCCTCAAAAGTAATATctatttttccccttcttctgaGCCTTTCATAGCATTCTGTAAATCTAGTTATAGCATCCATAGGCGTCTTAATTATGCTCTGTATGATCTGCACCCAAGTATACTTttaccttgaaaaaaaatatatataattgctACAGTAACCATAATAGCATTAGCAGTCTCATTTTGCTTTGAGTAGCTGTTCGAATGGCAGTCGCAAAAGTGCAAATCCCAGTTGTCTTTTTGGAAATATTTGTTGAAGCCAGATTATATACTCTATGTGAAATAGTAGCCTTGGTGCAAATTTATCAGTGCAACTTTCAATGTGCTCTATTGACCACCTGGAACATCAACTGGTTTAGTTCCTTTTGTAATTGGTGCAGATACATGGAAATTGGTTTGTGCAATCAAAAAAATCCCTTCAGTATTATCTGAACATTAATAATTAAGGGTCCATTTCCTGTTTCATTGTTATAAACAAGCTGTACCTGAGTGTACCCCTTTGAAGTAAGTAAAGTTTCTGAGATTTAACCATGGCATTGAAAAACCAAGGTAGGTTAGAACTGTTATGTACAAGGATACATAAAGAGTTATGAAAGTTTATAGAAATATGGAATACATTTTTGGTCCACCTGGATCCTTCCAAGCTCTGCATCCAAAGAGGTAAACTTTAAAcccattttgcattttgaaatttggCTTGTTCAGCTGAAAGTCAAAAGTTAGCAAGGCCATGAAATGATGTAAACATGTGAgcagaaaacacacaaaacttttGTTGATATATACATTGTTTACACATTTGTGGCTCCAATGTCCATTGTGCAGGTTTTCCGTGGCTGGAAGATATGTCCGACAGTCCACAACAAACCCGTCCTCTACGGTCTGCCAGACGATCCCAAGGGAAGGAGGACGTGGAGATCCAATTCCCTCTATCTGAGCAGCTACGACGGCCCGCCCCTCCCTCGATCCCGGCACCTCAGCCACAGCACTCCTGGCAGCAGCGTGACTGGCCGCATCCAGACCTCCCCCTCTCTGTTCCACACCAGCAGTCGAGCTAGATCGTCCACCAAAAAGGTTTGCTCCAGCCACGAGGCAAAGTCCAGGACTGATCAAACCGCCTCGCTGCACGACGCCGTCGGAGTTGTGGAGGGAACAGCACCATCATCTGTCATCCGGCCTAGCAGCGCGTCGGAATGTGCCCAGGACCGGTCAGTGGATTTGACCACCCAAGCCCCTTCCTGTAGTGACCAGACTCTTGACCACAGCGAGGTGACCGATTGTGACTCGCAGCACATCAATGGCATGTACTCCTGTATCGGCAGTTACAGGTGAGTAGGGCCCAGCTAGGGCAGGCCTATATACTCATCTCAAGTAGATTTGATATTGATTTGACCCAATATTTATAAAAGTGATGCGATTTAATATGATTATTTCCatttaacatattttttctgtatATCCTTTATCTATTTCTAGATAGAATGGGATTGTAGACTCCTGCACAGGGAAACCTTGTTAATCAAGACCGGAAGATGCAGACAATTGCCTTACTgttccagggccctgttgcagaGAAAGATGTCATCAAACacacaagtttaaaaaaaatgaataaataagtaaaacATAATTCAggtttcagccaatcagaatttagaATTCATAGACTTATGTAAATGATTTTCTCATCTATGTTTGATCACAACTTTTATGTAACAGTGCCTAGTGTTCTCAGTGTATCAGggtaaacccccccccccccccaaaaaaaaagaaaaaagtaaagagTTTGGAACAGGGTCTGCACAATCTTTCTGTTTTCACTAGGGTTTTCTTTTGTCCAAATTTTTTGTCTCGAGGTTCCACTGTATCATCAGTTACAGAGGACCAGCGCAATCTTACCTCGctgtgatttgatttgtttgatttgatttgatgtgatttaaacattgatttgattttctcCTGTATCCATTAGCAGAGTGAATCTGGCATGATGATTTGATGATTACATTCTGGATGAAGTGATTTTGCTTTGCTGTGCTTCTGAACAAAACAACTTTAAAATGCCAAATTATCTGAACCCATATGGACATACTTTTCATATTGGCAATTTCTCAATcagataacacacacacacacacacacacacaaaatccttTCTTCCCTTGATCTGTATTAATTGCCATCACTACATCGATCCAACCAGAGACGGCTACACTTTCAGGAAGCTTCAGGAACAGCGCCCTCGCTCTGGTTCTGCGACTCGCTGTCCGTCCCCGCCCCACCAGACATCATCAGCCAGGGCGCCTTTCCTCTACATAGACAGCACCACCAGCCTGGCCACCTCCACAGGCATCACGGGGAAGCGCTGCAGGGCATCCAGTGCCAGGGGGATACAGTGCTACGGCCACTTAAAGCCAGAATCTCGCCCCACTGACGACATTGTCGATCCAAAAGTAGGGATCAGTTTCTCATTCATTTTACATCAACAGAGATGCCAGCTAGTGTGTGTTTACAATGTAGAGTATAAGACTATAAATCATCTCACCTTATGGAGTACCAAAGTGTGTCATAACCagtcatcgccatggaaactggttctaaacaacttCACATTTATTGTTGTGAACTGTGCTCACACCTGGTTGCAACCCAAGCTATAACAAATTACCATTATACTATCACTAATTGGTACTCtacaaaattgtgattttaGAATTAAGACAtgatctattttttttcctggaatTCATTTCAGTTTGCTTTGTATTTCTAGTGGTGACATCTGTTAAAAAAAGTAGAGCAAACATAAAGTCCCATttagaaataacaaaaacaaaatcagcagACATGATTAGATCATTGGTGAATACACAGATATGTGGCAAATCCTGTCATGCGTGGGCTTTAAGACGAGACTGCTAGTccatcacttttttctttttctttttttttctttttttttttttttttgggggggggggcttttttgcAGTTTTATATTGTCTTGGTGATGAacataaatgtacaatgtaaatacagaCATGCCGATCTGTTCTTATCTTGGTTTTAACAAAAGAGTAAGGCCACAAAGTAAAGGAGCAAAAAGTGTGCAGAAGTTGTGGGGAGACATCACATCTTGGGGAAggtattttgttctgttttcttttgttttgttttgttttgttttgttttttgctttgtacCACTTAAAGCAGCTTGATCTTCACTAAAATGTCAATGGCTGGTTACCCCAGCATTGCTAGGTATCGCATTTAAAACCTTTAAAACTCTGCCACACTTGTCTATGGATTTCCCTTTCAGCCAATGAAATGGCAGCTTGGCCAGCGTCTGCATGACCTCTGCAACACATGCCTGACCCTCAACAACCCCTCGCCGTCAGAGGTGGCCCTTCTGTGCAGGTTCCCCTCCCAGGCCCTGCAGAAGAGCTCCCCGTCCATCCCCAGCAACACCAATGGCAAGTTTGGGGGGAAAACCTCTGGTGAGTAAAGCCCCCTGGCCTCCCAACCGCCGCCCATTTCCCCTAGCTGAGTTCcccatcatccccccccccccctttccaacTCAACAACCCAGCTTGTCCTATCTCGATCTCTGTCAAAAAACCCAGTCTTTTTTAACCTCTCTTCTGCCCAATCACCCCACCCTCTCGCTCTTCTTCAGGTGATCCCCATTCCCTCTTGTCCCTatcccttctcctcctcctccttcttatcccatcccccccccccctccattctATGTCCCAAGTCTCTCAAACTTCACACTCCGTTCCCTCCTTTTGTtttgcatctcttcttcttgCCCATTTTATCACGGACAAATTTGTAATCAGCGTAGCTTAATGTGCTTCAATGCATCTCCTGTCAATAAATATTCATATAACGTACGGTGAAATCTGGTGGATTGGATATTGTAGACGATTATCAAAGAAGAACTTACTGCCTTATAAAGTAGACATTGCTTGATTTCATGACTGATCAGGGTGTTGTGATAAAAGTCAATAACATGGGAGCCTCATCACAATTAGAACAAGGATCTACATGTAAAACCATGACAATTACAGTGTACCTTCTTGTACCAAGTTTTTCATCAGATCACCATACAAAATCTAAAAAATACTAAAAATTTGGATCTGAAAAATCATCTTGTTATAAAAGGATCGTGTAGTATCCACCTTTAAAACTAGGTTCCACTGTACAGGGAGACCTCGTCATTACAAGCAAGCTATGCCAGGGTTTCCTATACtattaatgtcaaaacccacAAGTTCTCCTGTCCTCATCTCTCCATCCAGACAAACCCTATCCATTCCAGCTCAACATCTCTGCAGCCAGCTGCTCCGTTAAATCCCCCTCCAAGAAGACCGCCAAATCCGTCCTCAACATCTCTTGACGAGCCTGATCACCATGCAGAGTTGTTCTTTGGGGAAATACAACTCGTCCGTCATCAGTGCCATCGggcatcatcattgtcatcatcattatcatc encodes:
- the LOC140226318 gene encoding uncharacterized protein — encoded protein: MQYSSFIGDHIPCRYKSLIEESSLKQLLFSGEDRPKIKPEFIAEFRNRAVHIGKSKTITKEDRKGGAKKKGMVEEDTSKRLSLQDLYRLLNTGGKFSRVFRGWKICPTVHNKPVLYGLPDDPKGRRTWRSNSLYLSSYDGPPLPRSRHLSHSTPGSSVTGRIQTSPSLFHTSSRARSSTKKVCSSHEAKSRTDQTASLHDAVGVVEGTAPSSVIRPSSASECAQDRSVDLTTQAPSCSDQTLDHSEVTDCDSQHINGMYSCIGSYRDGYTFRKLQEQRPRSGSATRCPSPPHQTSSARAPFLYIDSTTSLATSTGITGKRCRASSARGIQCYGHLKPESRPTDDIVDPKPMKWQLGQRLHDLCNTCLTLNNPSPSEVALLCRFPSQALQKSSPSIPSNTNGKFGGKTSDKPYPFQLNISAASCSVKSPSKKTAKSVLNIS